The Cryptococcus decagattii chromosome 14, complete sequence genome window below encodes:
- a CDS encoding 60S ribosomal protein L44, giving the protein MKPRGASSCVAKPETSLLNSSTTFFIPQEYCSAVKMVNIPKTRRTYCKGKACKKHTPHKVTQYKKGKDSLSAQGKRRYDRKQSGYGGQTKPVFHKKAKTTKKVVLRLECTVCKTKHQLALKRCKHFELGGDKKQRGAAISF; this is encoded by the exons ATGAAGCCACGTGGAGCATCAAGTTGTGTGGCAAAACCAG AGACTTCTTTGTTGAATTCTTCAACTactttcttcatccctcAAGAGTACTGCTCAGCTGTCAAAAT GGTCAACAT CCCCAA GACCCGACGAACCT ACTGCAAGGGTAAGGCTTGCAAGAAGCACACCCCCCACAAGGTTACCCAGTacaagaagggcaaggacTCTCTTTCCGCTCAAGGAAAGCGACGATACGACC GAAAGCAATCCGGTTACGGTGGTCAGACCAAGCCTGTCTTCCACAAGAAGGCTAAGACC ACCAAGAAGGTTGTCCTCCGTCTCGAGTGCACCGTCTGCAAGACCAAGCACCAACTCGCCCTCAAGCGATGCAAGCACTTCGAGCTCGGTGGTGACAAGAAGCAGAGGGGTGCCGCCATTTCCTTCTAA
- a CDS encoding glycogen debranching enzyme, with product MTILDSLKPSNIAIPLPKAIPQAEGKKTPKTPQDEAISFFSGEGDGEPVQVWELSLEDDGGPSPEKSYLRLPPPFKPYVLRFTLQPGTEVTRNGVLKSDFPMDGGAFKRDDWKERELPSDLSRPIEVDLPISAPGAFCYFIEYDSPDSTGRVQGRKGYFNVDPIITLPARTPFFPPDTPMTSGPLEDESSGAILPKDKQLSLDSLIIISVLAKWMGKTTEWEPFFAEASRRGYNMLHWAPLQQKGMSGSPYSIQNQLVFDVDLLKDPKAKDGGAKEIEEVLKFAKEKYGLGGVTDVVLNHTAYDSPWLQEHPEAGYSPYNTPHLAPALEFEDALLSLTTRLSSLGLPTSLKSESDLQALIPHIKSSIDDAKLWEYYVFDVQGSERAIADSLLNSKPEAPKSWEGVSLRGKTLDELADIVKSSNIITSYRAYSSRYCTSVPPAVAAGFIQAAYPGDPAENQASRWGKILDVLNVNLYKEYNEDIQTGIDGVVGRLRYNRLEEGGPKLGELTEERAIVERYFTRIPKNDITKKHPESALAVANNGWMWAADPLNNFAEYPSKAYLRRQVIVWDDCVKLRYGSQPSDNPWLWQHMISYAEFLAGMFDGFRLDNCHSTPLPLGKAVIDAGRRINPNLYIMAELFTGSQEMDLKFVRELGINSLVREAYNGNSVKNFADLLWRFGLGKPVGSMDVACLTSSGEVHLNLSSSKFSARPARVTPLQGSVPHAVFYDLTHDNQSPRDKRTAEDALSTGALVTFCAAALGSNKGFDDLYPKLLDLVTDNRKYEVISKEKEKFSGIGNVKRVLNALHVEMMEGGYSEGYVHEDGEYLMIHRVHPITHKGYMLVAHTAYPGFKGRGWVKPIRLGRTSISYIFGASIKTRFEEWKDDPSTHRGIPSTLGEIAPPEITKGTENGEEYQEVVVPEDFAPGSIMVFATRMSDISGDLDAFCKEGAIEAMSQLDLVDLNVILHRADGEEQDATGGDGTYTIPNYGPITFCGLEGWMHPLREITKKNDLGHPLCQHLREGAWAFDYVVNRLNKQTGDLPHLAAPAKWFASRFDQIKATAPSFMRPKYFSLVIHEAYKAARRAVVEQCSEFVSSGHSFIHNLALCSVQMYGLVKSASLDPGKPVPSLAAGLPHFSAGWARCWGRDVFISLRGLFLTTGNYPAARAHILSFGSTLKHGLIPNLLDSTRNPRYNCRDGPWWFIQNVQDYTYMAPNGLTILSDKVKRRFPADDTWVPWNSPRAYEYESSVAELIQEILQRHAEGIEFREYNAGPNLDMDMRDEGFNQKIWVDWDTGIIFGGNRYNCGTWMDKMGSSEKGGNKGLPATPRDGAPIEITGLLKSALTWLDKLSKGGKFPFKGVNASVKGQKRLITYKEWSDLIQTSFEKHYYVPSDPAEDDKYVINKGLVNRRGIYKDVFGTPKDREWSDYQLRCNFTLPMIVAPELFTPSKALEALRIADAVLRAPLGMKTLDPSDSQYRGDYENSNDSTDQAIAKGWNYHQGPEWGFPLGWFLMAYLKFHRLAGEGKSSPTKTMHYISNILRNLARHIENDPWRGLPELTNSNGSFCYDSCNTQAWSASTILDVLEEMHKSGKN from the exons ATGACTATCCTCGACTCCCTCAAACCAAGCAACATTGCGATCCCTTTGCCCAAAGCTATCCCTCAGGctgaaggcaagaagactCCCAAGACACCACAAGATGAAGCCATCTCATTCTTCTCtggagagggagatggtGAGCCAGTGCAGGTCTGGGAACTATCTTTGGAGGATGACGGAGGTCCTAGTCCCGAGAAGAGT TACCTTCGACTTCCCCCTCCCTTCAAGCCATATGTCTTGAGGTTTACTCTTCAGCCTGGTACGGAGGTTACTCGTAATGGTGTGCTTAAAAGCGACTTCCCGATGGACGGAGGCGCGTTTAAGCGTGATGACTGGAAAGAGCGAGAGTTGCCCTCCGACCTGAGCAG ACCTATCGAGGTCGACCTTCCGATTTCCGCTCCCGGAGCATTCTGCTACTTTATCGAATATGACTCGCCCGATTCTACAGGTCGAGTGCAAGGCCGAAAAGGCTACTTTAACGTTGACCCCATCATCACTCTTCCCGCTCGTACCCCATTCTTCCCTCCCGATACCCCTATGACATCCGGCCCTCTGGAAGATGAGTCTTCAGGTGCCATCCTTCCAAAGGACAAACAGCTTAGTCTTGATAGTcttatcatcatctctgTTCTTGCCAAATGGATGGGCAAGACTACAGAATGGGAACCCTTCTTCGCTGAGGCTAGCAGAAGAGGCTACAACATGCTTCATTGGGCGCCTCTTCAACAGAAGGGGATGTCTGGCAGTCCCTACTCTATTCAGAATCAGTTAGTCTTTGATGTAGACCTCTTGAAGGACCCAAAGGCAAAGGATGGTGGAGCGAAGGAAATTGAAGAAGTGTTGAAGTTTGCAAAGGAAAAGTACGGTTTGGGAGGTGTCACTGACGTGGTGTTGAATCACACTGCATATGATTCTCCCTGGTTGCAGGAGCACCCTGAAGCTG GTTACTCCCCATACAACACTCCCCATCTTGCCCCTGCGCTCGAATTTGAGGACGCTCTTCTGAGCTTGACAACAAGACTCTCGTCCCTTGGTCTTCCCACCAGCCTCAAATCCGAGTCTGACCTCCAGGCGTTGATCCCCCACATCAAATCTTCCATCGACGATGCCAAACTCTGGGAGTACTACGTCTTTGACGTTCAAGGCTCGGAGCGTGCTATCGCTGATTCTTTGCTCAATTCCAAGCCTGAAGCCCCCAAGTCTTGGGAGGGTGTTTCCCTCCGAGGCAAGACACTCGATGAACTCGCCGACATTGTCAAGTCTTCCAACATCATCACTTCTTACCGTGCCTATTCCTCTCGATACTGCACTTCTGTCCCTCCAGCTGTGGCTGCAGGATTTATCCAAGCTGCTTACCCAGGTGATCCTGCAGAGAACCAAGCCAGTCGATGGGGCAAGATCCTGGATGTGCTGAATGTGAATCTGTATAAGGAATATAATGAAGACATCCAAACTGGTATCGATGGTGTTGTAGGGAGGTTGAGATATAATAGATTGGAGGAGGGTGGACCTAAGCTTGGAGAGCTTACCGAAGA GCGGGCAATCGTGGAGCGCTACTTCACTCGAATCCCCAAGAACGACATTACCAAGAAACACCCCGAGAGTGCTCTCGCTGTCGCCAACAACGGCTGGATGTGGGCGGCTGACCCTTTAAACAACTTTGCCGAGTACCCTTCTAAAGCCTACCTCCGCCGCCAAGTCATTGTCTGGGATGACTGTGTCAAGCTCCGATACGGTTCTCAACCTTCTGACAACCCGTGGTTATGGCAGCACATGATTTCATATGCCGAATTCCTCGCTGGGATGTTTGATGGTTTCCGTTTGGACAACTGTCACTCTACACCATTGCCCTTGGGAAAGGCCGTCATCGACGCTGGTCGACGAATCAATCCTAACCTCTATATCATGGCTGAGCTCTTCACTGGAAGCCAGGAAATGGATTTGAAGTTTGTCAGGGAGTTGGGTATTAACAGTCTTGTCAGAGAGGCGTACAACGGTAACAGTGTCAAGAACTTTGCGGATCTCCTTTGGAGGTTTGGCCTTGGGAAGCCTGTGGGTTCCATGGACGTTGCCTGCCTTACATCTTCAGGAGAGGTCCACCTCAACCTTTCGTCATCAAAGTTCAGCGCTCGTCCGGCGCGTGTCACCCCTCTTCAAGGATCTGTACCCCACGCAGTCTTCTATGACCTTACCCACGATAACCAGTCTCCTCGAGACAAGCGAACTGCCGAAGATGCCTTATCTACAGGTGCTCTTGTGACCTTTTGTGCTGCCGCTTTGGGATCCAACAAAGGTTTTGACGACCTCTACCCCAAGCTCCTTGATTTAGTGACCGATAACAGAAAGTATGAGGTCATTAGtaaggagaaggagaagttTAGTGGTATCGGTAATGTCAAGCGAGTGCTGAACGCCCTTCATgtggagatgatggagggTGGCTACTCTGAAGGCTACGTGCATGAGGATGGCGAG TACCTCATGATCCACCGAGTTCACCCCATCACCCACAAGGGATACATGCTCGTTGCCCATACCGCGTACCCAGGCTTCAAAGGTCGAGGATGGG TCAAACCCATTAGACTTGGTCGAACTTCCATCTCATATATCTTCGGTGCCTCTATCAAGACCCGCtttgaagaatggaaggatGACCCCTCTACTCATCGTGGTATCCCCTCGACCCTTGGAGAGATTGCTCCTCCTGAGATCACCAAAGGCACtgagaatggagaagagtatCAAGAGGTTGTCGTGCCAGAAGACTTCGCTCCGGGAAGCATCATGGTTTTCGCTACTCGGATGAGC GATATTTCTGGTGACTTGGATGCTTTCTGCAAAGAAGGTGCCATAGAAGCGATGAGCCAATTGGACTTGGTGGACCTCAACGTCATCCTCCACAGGGCTGACGGTGAAGAGCAGGACGCTACTG GTGGCGATGGTACTTACACTATCCCCAACTACGGCCCCATTACGTTCTGCGGTCTTGAAGGCTGGATGCATCCTTTGCGAGAGATCACAAAGAAGAATGATCTCGGCCATCCTCTGTGCCAACACTTGCGAGAAGGTGCCTGGGCATTTGACTACGTTGTAAACAGGTTGAACAA GCAAACTGGTGATCTCCCTCACCTTGCGGCTCCTGCCAAGTGGTTCGCTTCCCGCTTTGATCAGATCAAGGCTACCGCCCCCTCTTTCATGCGTCCGAAGTACTTCTCCCTCGTCATTCACGAAGCCTACAAGGCCGCCCGCCGAGCTGTTGTTGAACAATGCTCTGAATTTGTTTCTTCTGGCCATTCGTTCATTCACAATCTCGCCTTGTGCTCCGTGCAAATGTATGGGTTGGTGAAGAGTGCCAGCTTGGATCCCGGAAAACCCGTGCCAAGTCTGGCCGCCGGTCTGCCCCACTTCTCCGCTGGTTGGGCTAGGTGCTGGGGACGAGACGTC TTCATCTCCCTTCGAGGTCTTTTCCTTACAACCGGTAACTATCCAGCTGCTAGGGCCCACATATTGTCCTTTGGGAGCACTCTCAAACACGGTTTGATCCCTAACTTGCTTGACTCAACGCGAAATCCTAGGTACAACTGTCGTGATGGTCCTT GGTGGTTCATTCAAAACGTCCAGGATTACACCTACATGGCTCCCAATGGTTTGACCATCCTTTCTGACAAGGTCAAGCGCCGATTCCCTGCGGATGACACATGGGTTCCTTGGAATAGTCCGAGGGCCTACGAGTACGAGAGCAGCGTTGCCGAACTGATTCAGGAGATCTTGCAGAGGCATGCCGAGGGTATCGAATTCAGGGAGTATAAT GCCGGACCCAACCTCGATATGGACATGCGCGACGAAGGATTTAACCAAAAGATCTGGGTTGATTGGGACACTGGAATCATCTTCGGTGGTAACAGATACAATTGCGGTACCTGGATGGACAAGATGGGTTCGTCTGAAAAGGGGGGTAACAAGGGTCTTCCAGCTACTCCTCGGGATGGCGCTCCCATTGAAATCACCGGTCTACTCAAGAGCGCTCTTACTTGGCTTGATAAGTTAAGCAAGGGTGGTAAATTCCCTTTCAAGGGCGTGAATGCTTCTG TCAAGGGCCAGAAACGTCTCATTACATATAAAGAATGGTCTGATCTCATCCAAACCTCTTTCGAGAAGCATTACTACGTTCCCAGCGACCCCGCTGAAGATGATAAATACGTCATCAATAAAGGTTTAGTCAACCGCCGCGGTATCTACAAAGATGTGTTTGGAACTCCAAAGGATAGAGAGTGGAGTGACTATCAA CTTCGATGCAACTTCACCCTTCCGATGATTGTCGCCCCTGAGCTTTTCACTCCTTCCAAAGCTCTTGAGGCTTTGCGTATCGCGGATGCCGTGCTTCGCGCTCCTTTAGGTATGAAGACCCTTGACCCTTCAGACAGCCAATATCGAGGCGACTATGAAAATTCGAACGACAGTACAGATCAAGCCATTGCCAAGGGCTGGAAC TATCATCAGGGTCCTGAGTGGGGCTTCCCTCTTGGCTGGTTCCTCATGGCTTACCTTAAGTTCCACCGTCTTGCTGGTGAAGGCAAATCT AGTCCCACCAAGACTATGCACTACATTTCCAATATCCTTAGGAATCTGGCCCGCCACATTGAAAATGACCCATGGAGAGGCCTGCCGGAGCTAACCAATAGCA ATGGAAGCTTCTGCTATGATTCTTGTAATACTCAGGCATGGAGCGCAAGTACGATCCTTGACGTATTGGAGGAGATGCACAAGAGTGGGAAGAATTAG
- a CDS encoding 40S ribosomal protein S18-B, translating to MSFAPLEAHQQFQHILRLLNTNVKGGGKIMYALTEIKGVGRRYANLVCKKADVDLNKRAGELNSDELERIVTIMQNPAQFKIPSWFLNRQRDITDGKSQHILSNVIDQRLREDLERLKKIRTHRGLRHHWGLKVRGQHTKTTGRRVGRAVAGKKK from the exons ATGTCCTTCGCTCCCCTCGAGGCCCACCAGCAATTCCAG CACATCTTGCGTCTCCTTAACACCAACGTTAAGGGTGGCGGTAAGATCATGTACGCTCTTACTGAGATTAAGGGTGTCGGTCGACGATACGCCAACTTGGTCTGCAAGAAGGCCGATGTTGACCTCAACAAGAG GGCTGGTGAGCTCAACTCCGACGAGCTTGAGCGAATCGTCACCATCATGCAGAACCCCGCCCAGTTCAAGATCCCTTCTTGGTTCCTTAACAGGCAGCGAGACATCACCGACGGCAAGAGCCAGCACATCCTCTCCAACGTTATCGACCAACGTCTCCGTGAGGACCTCGagaggttgaagaagatcaggACCCACCGAGGCCTCCGACACCACTGGGGTCTTAAGGTCAGGGGTCAGCACACCAAGACCAC TGGTCGTCGTGTTGGCAGGGCCGTCGCcggcaagaagaagtaa